From a region of the Streptacidiphilus albus JL83 genome:
- a CDS encoding transposase: protein MVSKRKKYAPEYKAEAVELVVSSGRPVAEIARDLGLNEGTLGSWVNAAKRSGSIKDKPLTIDERVHMKELEEENRKLRMERDFLKKAAAWFASQNQ, encoded by the coding sequence ATGGTTTCAAAGCGGAAGAAGTACGCTCCGGAATACAAGGCAGAGGCCGTAGAGCTTGTAGTGAGCTCCGGCCGGCCCGTGGCTGAGATCGCCCGGGACCTCGGCCTGAACGAGGGAACCCTCGGGAGCTGGGTAAATGCCGCAAAGAGGAGCGGAAGCATCAAAGACAAGCCGCTTACTATCGATGAGCGCGTCCATATGAAGGAACTCGAAGAGGAAAACCGAAAGCTCCGAATGGAGCGGGATTTTCTAAAAAAAGCAGCGGCGTGGTTTGCAAGCCAGAATCAATAA
- a CDS encoding IS3 family transposase: protein MVCKPESIKFAFILQVRDEQAGKPRRFRYPINFMCQMLHVSRAGFYAWIGREESRHARRDVELTRLIIAIDKTNKGRYGIDRIHAQLARQGERVSPKRVRRLARAAGLACVHPSPYRATTLQDPANRRGLVDLVERNFVPEKKDQIWYGDITYIHTAEGWAYMATVIDGYSRKLIGWSIADNMREDMVVQALDMAIRNRRPGQGEAVMHTDRGSQYTGSRFRDHCLDNGVIPSVGKTGICFDNAAAESFNATLKKELIHLHVWATIKQVKTAIFEYVESYYNRSRIQRELGYLSPYEFESRSTFSAALAA from the coding sequence GTGGTTTGCAAGCCAGAATCAATAAAGTTCGCCTTTATCCTGCAAGTCAGAGACGAGCAGGCTGGCAAGCCGCGCCGCTTCAGGTATCCCATCAACTTCATGTGCCAGATGCTGCATGTATCTCGAGCCGGCTTCTATGCGTGGATCGGCAGGGAGGAGTCCCGGCACGCGCGGCGCGATGTCGAGCTCACGCGACTCATCATCGCCATCGACAAAACGAATAAGGGAAGGTACGGAATCGATCGGATACACGCCCAGCTGGCCCGCCAGGGCGAGCGCGTGTCGCCCAAGCGTGTCCGGCGCCTGGCCAGGGCTGCTGGACTGGCCTGCGTCCACCCCAGCCCCTACAGGGCCACCACCCTCCAGGACCCCGCGAACCGACGGGGCCTGGTGGATCTCGTCGAGCGCAACTTCGTCCCGGAAAAGAAAGACCAAATATGGTACGGGGACATCACATATATTCATACCGCAGAGGGCTGGGCCTATATGGCCACGGTGATCGACGGATACTCGCGCAAGCTCATCGGCTGGTCCATCGCTGACAATATGCGTGAAGACATGGTGGTCCAGGCGCTCGATATGGCCATCCGCAACCGCCGGCCAGGCCAGGGAGAAGCCGTGATGCACACGGATCGTGGCAGCCAGTACACCGGCAGTAGATTTCGCGACCACTGCCTTGACAACGGGGTCATCCCTTCGGTAGGAAAGACGGGGATCTGCTTCGACAACGCTGCGGCCGAGTCCTTCAACGCAACCCTCAAGAAGGAACTCATTCACCTGCATGTATGGGCAACAATCAAGCAGGTCAAAACCGCCATATTTGAATATGTCGAGTCCTACTACAATAGAAGCAGGATTCAGCGGGAACTTGGCTACCTATCGCCCTATGAATTCGAGAGCAGGTCTACATTTAGCGCAGCACTAGCAGCATAG
- a CDS encoding ricin-type beta-trefoil lectin domain protein codes for MLATSGGNLILLPGNTDPGSPAASQIASTPSTVPGYTPGDTDTWNTFLIAHRGTLEENGVDDLFAYNTRTHQMYKYGNDKELQGTPGYFTKTQDVTSLSRPTCTETCNGYYTNASNSNDWGTITQMIAPGSIGTTAGDDRPTLITMENGQLWLYTFTGNVLNSPVLLGTGNWSNFDLIAPGTLGGNLNTTPQTAGTPTLWVRDRTTGTLYTMPITNSQGTVQTLTPPTLPLTLPLTAADGNHLCADDDFGLTTTGNPVQTWDCDQTNAQSWTMHTNGTITAVGNCLDLATTTPVNGTTAVLNPCATTPTATSGGPRPPPASSRPPAACA; via the coding sequence ATGCTCGCCACCAGCGGAGGCAACCTGATCCTCCTGCCCGGCAACACCGACCCCGGCTCCCCCGCCGCCTCACAGATCGCCAGCACCCCGAGTACCGTCCCCGGCTACACCCCCGGTGACACCGACACCTGGAACACCTTCCTGATCGCCCACCGCGGCACCCTCGAAGAGAACGGTGTCGACGACCTCTTCGCCTACAACACCCGCACCCACCAGATGTACAAATACGGCAACGACAAGGAACTCCAAGGCACCCCCGGGTACTTCACCAAGACACAGGATGTCACCAGTCTCAGCCGCCCCACCTGCACCGAGACCTGCAACGGCTACTACACCAACGCCAGCAACTCCAATGACTGGGGCACCATCACCCAAATGATCGCCCCCGGCAGTATCGGCACCACCGCCGGCGACGACCGGCCCACCCTCATCACCATGGAGAACGGCCAGCTCTGGCTCTACACATTCACCGGGAACGTACTCAACAGCCCGGTCCTGCTCGGCACCGGCAACTGGTCCAACTTCGACCTCATCGCCCCCGGCACCCTCGGCGGCAACCTCAACACCACCCCCCAGACAGCCGGAACCCCGACCCTGTGGGTCCGTGACCGCACCACCGGCACGCTCTACACCATGCCCATCACCAACAGCCAGGGCACCGTCCAGACCCTCACCCCGCCCACCCTGCCCCTGACGCTGCCGCTGACCGCCGCCGACGGGAACCACCTGTGCGCCGACGACGACTTCGGCCTCACCACCACCGGCAACCCCGTCCAGACCTGGGACTGCGACCAGACCAACGCCCAGTCCTGGACCATGCACACCAACGGCACCATCACCGCCGTCGGCAACTGCCTCGACCTCGCCACCACCACGCCGGTCAACGGCACCACCGCCGTGCTCAACCCCTGCGCCACCACCCCCACCGCCACCAGCGGTGGACCGCGACCACCACCGGCCAGCTCAAGACCGCCGGCGGCCTGTGCCTGA
- a CDS encoding LamG domain-containing protein has protein sequence MMDYSGATPTSTGTATFQTPVLQGTYSTATAWWELNDGGSSTTATDSIGGPAGPNTATLNGSAAWTTDTNLTQGTKTVAGHPALLPANPTSTVLSLDGTTGYAATTNPVVNTSGSYTVSLWVNLNQNYNTNDYYTALCQRDTSGARCGFYLQYSPAYKGWALVMPGTDAANTLTYFHAGTGVTPTGQWTHLVGVYNATTGAMNLYVNGNLAGTDTDTTPWTTPAGGPLLIGAADGGNTPGSVADFPGEISDVHVYNTALSPAAATSIGDNPPPLTGLN, from the coding sequence ATGATGGACTACTCCGGCGCCACCCCCACCAGCACCGGCACCGCGACCTTCCAAACGCCGGTCCTGCAAGGCACCTACAGCACCGCAACCGCCTGGTGGGAGCTGAACGACGGGGGTAGCAGCACCACCGCCACCGACAGCATCGGCGGCCCCGCCGGCCCCAACACAGCCACACTCAACGGCAGTGCCGCCTGGACCACCGACACCAACCTCACCCAAGGGACCAAGACGGTCGCGGGCCATCCCGCCCTGCTGCCCGCCAACCCCACCAGCACCGTTCTGAGCCTGGACGGCACCACCGGCTACGCCGCAACCACCAACCCCGTCGTCAACACCAGCGGCAGCTACACCGTCTCCCTGTGGGTCAACCTCAACCAGAACTACAACACCAACGACTACTACACCGCCCTGTGCCAGCGCGACACCAGCGGAGCACGCTGCGGCTTCTACCTCCAGTACTCACCCGCCTACAAGGGCTGGGCCCTGGTCATGCCGGGCACCGACGCCGCCAACACACTCACCTACTTCCACGCCGGCACCGGCGTCACCCCCACAGGCCAATGGACCCACCTCGTCGGCGTCTACAACGCCACCACCGGTGCCATGAACCTGTACGTCAACGGAAACCTCGCCGGCACCGACACCGACACCACCCCCTGGACCACACCCGCAGGAGGCCCCCTGCTCATCGGCGCCGCCGACGGCGGCAACACACCCGGCAGCGTCGCCGATTTCCCCGGCGAAATCAGCGACGTCCACGTCTACAACACCGCCCTGTCACCCGCCGCCGCCACCTCCATCGGCGACAACCCCCCGCCACTCACCGGACTGAACTGA
- a CDS encoding LysR family transcriptional regulator, translating to MALSSRMPDLRAMEVLLAVARTGSLNAAARELDVSQQAVSARVSSMEAQTGVQLVVRTPHGSALTPAGVVAAAWASRLLQVAEEVDLGLTALRQDRRARLRVSASLTIAELLLPGWLVSQQAAVRTGAPRPAEVVLTAANSDTVIEQVRHDQADLGFIEGPDTPRDLRSRVVGHDTLAVLVRQDHPWARRRTPVTAAELNATALVSREPGSGTRDALAAALRTALGADVVQAAPVLSLSTTAAVRAAVLAGAGPAVLSELAAADDLAAQRLHRVPVVGIDLTRTLRAIWQGPRTPPAGAVRDLITHIAATSGATRA from the coding sequence ATGGCCCTCAGCTCCAGGATGCCCGACCTCCGGGCGATGGAAGTGCTGCTCGCGGTCGCCCGCACCGGCAGCCTCAATGCCGCCGCCCGGGAGCTCGACGTCAGCCAGCAGGCCGTCTCGGCCCGGGTCAGCTCCATGGAGGCGCAGACCGGAGTCCAGCTGGTGGTCCGCACCCCGCACGGCTCGGCGCTCACACCGGCCGGTGTGGTCGCCGCCGCCTGGGCGTCCCGGCTGCTGCAGGTGGCCGAGGAGGTCGACCTCGGACTCACCGCGCTGCGCCAGGACCGGCGCGCCCGGCTGCGGGTCAGCGCCAGCCTCACCATCGCCGAACTGCTGCTGCCCGGCTGGCTGGTCTCCCAGCAGGCCGCCGTGCGGACCGGCGCGCCGCGTCCGGCCGAGGTGGTGCTGACGGCCGCCAACAGCGACACGGTCATCGAACAGGTCCGCCACGACCAGGCCGACCTGGGCTTCATCGAGGGCCCGGACACCCCGCGCGACCTGCGCAGCCGGGTGGTCGGCCACGACACCCTGGCCGTGCTGGTCCGTCAGGACCACCCCTGGGCCCGTCGGCGCACCCCGGTCACCGCCGCCGAGCTGAACGCGACCGCGCTGGTCAGCCGCGAGCCCGGCTCGGGCACCCGCGACGCCCTCGCCGCCGCGCTGCGCACCGCGCTGGGCGCCGACGTCGTCCAGGCCGCGCCGGTGCTGTCGCTGTCCACCACCGCCGCCGTCCGCGCGGCGGTGCTGGCGGGAGCCGGGCCCGCCGTGCTGAGCGAACTCGCCGCCGCCGACGACCTCGCCGCCCAGCGGCTGCACCGCGTCCCGGTCGTCGGCATCGACCTCACCCGTACCCTGCGCGCCATCTGGCAGGGCCCGCGCACCCCGCCCGCCGGCGCGGTCCGCGACCTGATCACCCACATCGCCGCCACCTCCGGCGCGACGCGAGCCTGA
- a CDS encoding TDT family transporter, translating into MTKLLSPSRPAAPADPRPDCGPVTGGPARRGLLRDLEHPRQVFSHLGPNWYASVMGTGIIAVAAASLPLQLPGLRAGATAVWALAAFLLVAVTVATAVHWLRHPATARGHALDPVMAHFYGAPPMALLTVGSGALLLGRDLIGLRAAVDLDWTLWFAGTALGLVSAVAVPYLVITRHTVRSDSPFGGWLMSVVPPMVSASTGALLLPYAPAGQPRLTLLLACYAMFGLSLVASMAVITVLLVRLGLHGAGPARMVPTLWIVLGPLGQSVTAANLLGGAAHEAIPAPYASALQTFGVVYGVPVWGFAALWAVLAGAITLRTARKDGIPFSLTWWSFTFPIGTCVTGTTGLALHTGSDGFRIAAIVLFAVLVGAWGTVATRTLLGSLRGRLFLAPAQPADAVRPADAVRAADAVRSANAV; encoded by the coding sequence ATGACAAAGCTGCTCTCGCCGTCCCGCCCGGCTGCCCCCGCCGACCCCCGTCCCGACTGCGGTCCGGTGACCGGCGGGCCCGCGCGACGCGGGCTGCTGCGCGACCTGGAGCACCCGCGCCAGGTGTTCTCCCACCTCGGGCCGAACTGGTACGCCTCGGTGATGGGCACCGGGATCATCGCCGTGGCTGCGGCCTCGCTGCCGCTGCAACTGCCCGGGCTGCGGGCGGGCGCGACGGCGGTCTGGGCGCTGGCCGCGTTCCTGCTGGTGGCCGTGACCGTGGCCACCGCCGTGCACTGGCTGCGACACCCGGCGACCGCGCGCGGCCACGCGCTCGATCCGGTGATGGCTCACTTCTACGGCGCCCCGCCGATGGCGCTGCTCACCGTCGGCTCCGGCGCGCTGCTGCTGGGCCGGGATCTGATCGGACTGCGCGCGGCCGTCGACCTGGACTGGACGCTGTGGTTCGCCGGGACCGCGCTCGGCCTGGTGTCGGCAGTCGCGGTGCCGTACCTGGTGATCACCCGGCACACGGTGCGCTCGGACAGCCCCTTCGGCGGGTGGCTGATGTCCGTGGTCCCGCCGATGGTCTCCGCCTCGACCGGGGCGCTGCTGCTGCCGTACGCCCCGGCCGGTCAGCCCCGGCTCACCCTGCTGCTGGCCTGCTACGCCATGTTCGGTCTCAGCCTGGTGGCCTCGATGGCGGTGATCACGGTGCTGCTGGTCCGGCTCGGCCTGCACGGCGCGGGTCCGGCGCGGATGGTGCCGACCCTGTGGATCGTGCTGGGTCCGCTCGGCCAGTCGGTCACCGCCGCCAACCTGCTCGGCGGGGCCGCGCACGAGGCGATACCCGCCCCCTACGCGTCGGCGCTGCAGACCTTCGGTGTCGTCTACGGCGTCCCGGTCTGGGGCTTCGCCGCACTGTGGGCCGTCCTGGCGGGCGCGATCACCCTGCGCACCGCACGCAAGGACGGCATCCCCTTCTCGCTGACCTGGTGGTCCTTCACCTTCCCGATCGGCACCTGCGTCACGGGTACCACCGGGCTCGCGCTGCACACCGGCTCGGACGGGTTCCGGATCGCTGCCATCGTCCTCTTCGCGGTCCTGGTCGGGGCCTGGGGCACGGTGGCGACCCGAACCCTGCTGGGCAGTCTGCGCGGACGGCTGTTCCTCGCCCCGGCGCAGCCCGCCGACGCCGTCCGGCCCGCCGACGCCGTGCGAGCCGCCGACGCCGTCCGGTCCGCCAACGCCGTGTGA
- a CDS encoding putative immunity protein, producing MDEVTISEEDRRLLGLWAADCVERVLPLFEAEAPGDTRPREAIEGIRNFAREGRRTARLRSLAWAAQAAARDVADPAATAAARAACYAAATPYIHPLATPHQSKHVLAPAVHQARARELAAGEDTGAGDVEIRWAIEHAPPAVSELLRRMPARNPGRTRLDVLYHRLDEALRR from the coding sequence ATGGACGAGGTGACCATCAGCGAGGAAGACCGCCGACTGCTCGGGCTCTGGGCCGCCGACTGCGTCGAGCGGGTGCTCCCGCTCTTCGAGGCGGAGGCCCCCGGCGACACCCGTCCCCGCGAGGCGATCGAGGGCATCCGGAACTTCGCGCGCGAGGGGAGGCGGACCGCACGACTGCGCTCTCTGGCCTGGGCCGCGCAGGCCGCCGCGCGTGATGTCGCCGACCCTGCCGCCACCGCCGCTGCCCGCGCCGCCTGCTACGCGGCGGCGACCCCGTACATCCACCCACTGGCCACCCCGCACCAGTCGAAGCACGTCCTGGCCCCGGCGGTGCACCAGGCGCGCGCCCGGGAGTTGGCTGCGGGCGAGGACACCGGGGCCGGTGATGTGGAGATCCGCTGGGCGATTGAGCACGCCCCGCCGGCAGTGAGCGAGTTGCTGCGGCGGATGCCGGCCCGCAATCCCGGTCGTACTCGGCTGGACGTGCTCTACCACCGGCTCGACGAAGCCCTGCGCCGCTGA
- a CDS encoding MMPL family transporter, with translation MAGRLYALGRWAARRRGRVLAVWLLLLAVVGGLGAGLGGSFTTTFSVPGIESQRAQDLLQAKFPAAAGGDARVVFAAAPGSTLAGAREQDAIAASLRAAARVPGVIRVTDPAATGAVSADRTIAYGDVLFRQIPDDVPHSAKDALSAAMAPARDAGMDVEFGGTAEHPVTQVGGPGEVVGVVIAFVILAVAIGSLLAAGLPLLMAMVGVGIAVLGVQFVARFVQLTNTATVLALMIGLAVGIDYALFIVSRHREQLAEPGSDLHDSIGRATATAGSAVVFAGTTVVVALAALAATGIPFLAAMGLAAAAAVLIAVLLALTLLPALLAFAGERIRPRAPKPSGTAGRSARRAPGAWGLAWAKLVGRAPVAVLLVGVLGLAAIAVPAHSLRLGLPSNETQPVAGTQHRSYDLLSKGFGSGFNAALTVVVDATDIPAAERAPLLQQLRGSLAKDPDIATVALAVANSDGTLDVVTIIPRSGPDAPATSTLVHRLREQDKSAVSRAGGTLYVAGNTAAAIDISAKLSAALPLFLAIIVLLALVLLTLAFRSLLVPLKAVLGFLLSTAASLGLVVWVFQEGHLNGAFQVAAAAPVICFLPVLLIGVLFGLAMDYEVFLVSRMREYYEETGDAAGAVTHGLARSGRVVSAAALIMATVFGSFIFDSDPIIKSIGFALAVGVLIDAFVVRMTIVPAIMVLLGRRAWWLPSWLDRLLPNVDIEGASLPQAGSAAAGSAAAASEARAETDA, from the coding sequence ATGGCTGGACGGTTGTATGCGTTGGGCCGGTGGGCGGCGCGCCGCCGGGGACGGGTCCTGGCGGTCTGGTTGCTGTTGCTGGCCGTGGTCGGCGGCCTGGGCGCCGGTCTCGGCGGCAGCTTCACCACCACGTTCTCGGTGCCCGGCATCGAGTCGCAGCGGGCCCAGGACCTGCTCCAGGCCAAGTTCCCGGCGGCGGCCGGTGGCGACGCCCGCGTGGTCTTCGCCGCCGCGCCCGGCTCCACCCTCGCCGGCGCCCGGGAGCAGGATGCGATCGCGGCGAGCCTCCGGGCCGCCGCCCGGGTCCCGGGCGTGATCCGGGTCACCGACCCGGCTGCCACCGGTGCCGTCTCGGCCGACCGGACCATCGCCTACGGCGATGTGCTGTTCCGTCAGATCCCGGACGACGTACCGCATTCTGCCAAGGACGCGCTCTCCGCCGCGATGGCCCCGGCTCGCGACGCGGGCATGGACGTCGAGTTCGGCGGCACAGCCGAGCACCCGGTCACCCAGGTCGGCGGCCCCGGTGAGGTGGTCGGCGTGGTCATCGCCTTCGTCATCCTCGCCGTCGCCATCGGCTCGCTGCTGGCGGCCGGGCTGCCGCTGCTGATGGCGATGGTGGGGGTCGGGATTGCGGTCCTGGGCGTCCAGTTCGTCGCCCGCTTCGTCCAACTCACCAACACCGCGACCGTGCTGGCGCTGATGATCGGGTTGGCTGTCGGCATCGACTACGCCCTGTTCATCGTCTCCCGCCACCGCGAACAACTCGCCGAGCCCGGCAGCGACCTGCACGACTCGATCGGCCGGGCCACCGCCACCGCCGGCAGCGCGGTGGTCTTCGCCGGGACCACCGTCGTGGTCGCGCTCGCCGCACTCGCCGCCACCGGTATCCCCTTCCTCGCCGCGATGGGGCTGGCCGCTGCCGCCGCCGTGCTGATCGCCGTGCTGCTGGCGCTCACCCTGCTGCCCGCGCTGCTCGCCTTCGCCGGCGAGCGGATCCGCCCGCGCGCGCCCAAGCCGTCCGGTACTGCCGGGCGTTCGGCTAGGCGCGCCCCTGGCGCGTGGGGGCTGGCCTGGGCCAAGCTCGTCGGCCGGGCGCCGGTCGCGGTGCTGCTGGTCGGCGTCCTCGGCCTGGCCGCCATCGCCGTGCCCGCGCACAGCCTGCGGCTCGGCCTGCCCAGCAACGAGACCCAGCCGGTCGCCGGCACCCAGCACCGCAGCTACGACCTGCTCAGCAAGGGCTTCGGCTCCGGCTTCAACGCCGCGCTGACGGTGGTGGTCGACGCCACCGACATCCCCGCCGCCGAACGCGCCCCGCTGCTCCAGCAGTTGCGCGGCAGCCTGGCCAAGGACCCGGACATCGCCACCGTGGCGCTGGCCGTGGCCAACAGCGACGGCACCCTCGACGTGGTCACCATCATCCCCCGGAGCGGCCCGGACGCCCCGGCCACCAGCACCCTGGTGCACCGACTGCGCGAGCAGGACAAGTCGGCCGTGAGCCGGGCCGGCGGAACCCTCTACGTCGCGGGCAACACCGCCGCCGCGATCGACATCTCGGCCAAGCTGTCCGCCGCGCTGCCGCTGTTCCTGGCGATCATCGTGCTGCTGGCGCTGGTGCTGCTGACCCTCGCCTTCCGCTCGCTGCTGGTGCCGCTGAAGGCGGTGCTCGGTTTCCTGCTCTCGACGGCTGCCAGCCTGGGGCTGGTGGTCTGGGTCTTCCAGGAGGGCCACCTCAACGGCGCCTTCCAGGTCGCCGCCGCCGCGCCGGTGATCTGCTTCCTGCCGGTGCTACTGATCGGTGTGCTCTTCGGCCTCGCCATGGACTACGAGGTCTTCCTGGTCAGCCGGATGCGGGAGTACTACGAGGAGACCGGTGACGCCGCCGGCGCCGTCACCCACGGCCTGGCCCGCAGCGGCCGGGTGGTCTCGGCCGCCGCGCTGATCATGGCCACCGTCTTCGGCAGCTTCATCTTCGACAGCGACCCGATCATCAAGTCGATCGGCTTCGCCCTCGCCGTCGGCGTGCTGATCGACGCCTTCGTGGTCCGGATGACGATCGTCCCGGCCATCATGGTGCTGTTGGGACGCCGGGCCTGGTGGCTCCCGTCCTGGCTGGACCGCCTCCTGCCCAACGTCGACATCGAGGGCGCCTCGCTGCCGCAGGCCGGGTCCGCCGCCGCCGGGTCCGCCGCCGCCGCGTCCGAGGCCCGTGCCGAGACTGACGCCTGA
- a CDS encoding TetR/AcrR family transcriptional regulator, with the protein MAEDGLRERNKAQRRAAIIRAAFRLFAERGYDATTVADIAEAAEVSPRTVTLYFATKQDIALSRFSESTQCLADALADRGPNETATQIMGRWLTEKHARPYEEGLQELSHRMFAANPELRALRTARMADAIREGTRAVAEDLGTTPDDIGPRIAAAAAAAVLTEIADSPTGPEHDRAITVALRFLQAGLASL; encoded by the coding sequence ATGGCGGAGGACGGGCTCAGGGAGCGGAACAAGGCGCAGCGACGTGCTGCGATCATCCGTGCCGCCTTCAGGCTCTTCGCCGAGCGCGGCTACGACGCGACCACCGTCGCCGACATCGCCGAGGCGGCCGAGGTCTCGCCGCGCACGGTGACGCTCTACTTCGCGACCAAGCAGGACATCGCGCTGTCCAGGTTCAGCGAGAGCACCCAGTGCCTCGCCGACGCCCTGGCCGATCGCGGCCCGAACGAGACGGCGACCCAGATCATGGGCCGCTGGCTGACCGAGAAGCACGCCCGCCCCTACGAGGAGGGCCTGCAGGAGCTGTCGCACCGGATGTTCGCCGCCAACCCCGAGCTGCGCGCGCTGCGCACGGCCCGGATGGCCGACGCCATCCGCGAGGGCACCCGTGCCGTCGCCGAGGACCTGGGCACCACGCCGGACGACATCGGCCCCCGGATCGCGGCGGCAGCGGCGGCAGCCGTCCTCACCGAGATCGCCGACAGCCCCACCGGCCCCGAACACGACCGCGCCATCACCGTCGCGCTCCGCTTCCTCCAGGCCGGCCTCGCCTCGCTCTGA
- a CDS encoding glycoside hydrolase family 3 N-terminal domain-containing protein, protein MRAGLRGSLRNGVVAVCAVALIAACTSGHSSSSHQAGASATPARSTPASASTSTSASASTSASRTPTAAAGDCTTAARLAAWPTRRLALLTVAVPVAETSPQDVTSEVEAGVGGVVLFGTSAPSSLGSRLAALRERVPGRIGLLVMTDEEGGDIQRMANLVGSLPWPAWMGTHWSPAEIQQAVTEVAKRMSAEGVNMDLAPVVDVDGRDEPPSDSNPDGWRSFSGSTAVVTRDALAYMAGLRAGGVIPVLKHFPGLGGSSYNSDIAPAHTVPWPVVQRVGLPPFAAAIAAGAPAVMASNDTVPGFAAYPTGLSPTQLGVLRNTLHFGGLVITDSLSAGAISGAGFTIPQAAVQAISAGSDMVMFGLMSNESGETNAIADAIVSAVADGHLPRTRLVDAAAAVLAVRHEDLCPA, encoded by the coding sequence ATGCGAGCCGGCCTGCGCGGCAGCCTGCGCAATGGCGTGGTGGCAGTGTGCGCGGTGGCGCTGATCGCGGCCTGCACGTCGGGTCACAGCAGTTCCTCGCACCAGGCGGGCGCGTCCGCCACCCCCGCCCGGAGCACTCCGGCCTCGGCGTCAACGTCAACGTCGGCATCAGCATCGACATCGGCGAGCCGAACCCCAACCGCCGCGGCGGGCGACTGCACCACCGCCGCCCGGCTCGCCGCCTGGCCGACCCGTCGGCTGGCGCTGCTGACCGTCGCGGTGCCGGTCGCCGAGACCTCTCCGCAGGACGTCACCTCCGAGGTCGAGGCGGGCGTGGGCGGGGTGGTGCTCTTCGGCACCTCCGCCCCGTCCTCCCTGGGCAGTCGGCTGGCCGCGCTCCGGGAGCGGGTGCCGGGCCGGATCGGGTTGCTGGTGATGACCGACGAGGAGGGCGGCGACATCCAGCGGATGGCCAACCTGGTGGGCTCGCTGCCCTGGCCGGCCTGGATGGGCACGCACTGGAGCCCGGCCGAGATCCAGCAGGCGGTGACCGAGGTGGCCAAGCGGATGTCGGCCGAAGGCGTGAACATGGACCTCGCGCCGGTGGTGGACGTGGACGGCCGGGACGAACCGCCGAGCGACAGCAATCCTGACGGCTGGCGGTCCTTCAGCGGCTCTACCGCCGTGGTCACCCGGGATGCCCTCGCCTATATGGCGGGGCTGCGGGCGGGCGGGGTGATCCCGGTACTGAAGCACTTCCCGGGGCTCGGCGGATCCAGCTACAACTCCGACATCGCCCCGGCCCACACCGTGCCCTGGCCGGTCGTCCAGCGGGTCGGCCTCCCGCCCTTCGCCGCCGCCATCGCAGCCGGGGCACCTGCCGTGATGGCCTCCAACGACACCGTCCCCGGCTTCGCGGCGTACCCGACCGGCCTCTCCCCCACCCAGTTGGGCGTACTCAGGAACACCCTGCACTTCGGCGGACTGGTGATCACCGACTCGCTCAGTGCCGGTGCGATCTCCGGCGCGGGTTTCACCATCCCGCAGGCGGCCGTCCAGGCCATCAGCGCGGGTTCGGACATGGTGATGTTCGGCCTGATGTCGAACGAGTCCGGCGAGACCAACGCCATTGCCGACGCCATCGTCTCCGCCGTCGCCGACGGCCACCTCCCGCGCACCCGCCTGGTCGACGCCGCTGCCGCCGTTCTGGCGGTCCGCCACGAGGACCTCTGCCCCGCCTGA